Genomic DNA from Desulfonema ishimotonii:
CCTACCGGCCTCCCTCGTAATTGTCAGCGTTTTGACTTTTACATTGTCAGGCAGTTCCCGGTGATATACAAGTCTCACCTTACCGATTTTCGGAACGGTGATAACGGAGTCCGGGCGCTTCCGGTACTGAGGATAGGTGATGCTGTTCCATTGTCCCCGTTTTCTGAATTTAGGAAATCCGGGATTCTCACCGGTCCTTACCCTGCGGAAAAACGCCTGATACCCTTTGTCCAGTCTTCTCAGGACATCCTGAAGAACCTGGGAATACACGCCCCTGTACCAGGGACGTTCTTTTTTCAGCTCCGGCAGGCTGTTCTGCTGCTGATTGTAAGAAATTGCCGTACCGTCTTTCTTATATGCGTCAGTCCGTTCCGCAAGGCTCCGGTTGTACAGATGACGGCACATGGAGAACTGGTTTTCCAGATTGGAAATCTGAGCCTTTGCGGGATAGACCCTGTATTTATAGGAACGGCGTATGACGAAATCCATATAACCGCCTGTATCACAGAACAAATTACCGGTCAGCAAAAAAAACTGTTTCCGGGGGCACTTTCCTGTGAAAAGATGCCCCGGAAACTCCGATTCATCCCCCACCTTTGCTATCACTCAGGAAGGGGACTTCTCGGAGTAAAGTTAAATGATTATTGATAAAATTTTTGAAAATCGGAGTGCATGAGTTCTGCTCATGCCTTTTCTGACACGCGCATGAGCAGAACTCATGCACTCCGGTGAAACCGCCTTTAATTCAAAATCTTTGCATGATTTTAAAATTGCCGTGCCCCAGATAGGAATTGAGCGCTTTTGTTTTAAACAATGGATCTCCTGCAAAGCACATATGACTGACATTTCACTGAACAGCCGTTATCAGAACCTGTCCGAATCCGATAACCAGGAGGTGAATCACGCAGACCCGGCACATTCAGGTGGCTGACCGGAGTCGGCGTCGGTGTTTTTTCCGAAATGGCCGGAAAAGCCGGTCCGCTGTGGGAAAAGGGCGGAATAATACTGAATTTTGCAGGAGATCTGATGTCTCTTCGGATTGGGCCGCCTGCGCTTTGGCAGGGAAGCCCCCGGATATCAGGGAAAGACTGACATGTAGAAAATCTCCCGGCCGCACTGGCATCTCCCGGTATCTGCGTTATCTTTTTCTGGAAACAAACTCACAAACGAGGAGTGAAAAATATGCGTCGATTTGTCATGCGATATTCTGCCTTCACCGGTTTGCTGCTCATCCTTCTGACACTGGCGTCCTGCACGTCGCTCAGTCCCGGCGGAAACCCGGATGCGATATCAGAAAAACAGGGGCTTGCGGACCGCGCTCTGTGGCCCCACCGGCAGAGCGATCTTGCGCCCGATCCGGCCCTGAAATTCGGACGGCTGCCCAACGGCATCCGGTACGTGCTGATGCACAATACCACGCCCCGGAACCGGGTGAGTATGCATCTGGCCATCCAGGCCGGTTCCATGCAGGAAACGGATGCCCAGCGGGGACTGGCCCATTTCCTGGAACACATGATGTTCAACGGCTCCGAACATTTCAGGCCGGGCGAACTGATTCGCTACTTTCAGGAGATCGGCATGGAGTTCGGGCCGGACGCCAACGCCCACACCGGGTTTTATGAAACCGTTTATGACATTCTCCTGCCCGAAGGCGACAAGGCGGGGCTGGAAAAGGGACTGGTGGTTTTGCAGGATTATGCCCAAAGCGCCCTGCTGCTGCCGGAGGAGATCGACCGGGAGCGCAAGGTCATCCTTGCGGAAAAGCGGACCAGGGACTCGGCCTCATACCGCACCTTTGTCAGATCCCTGAAGTTTGAACTGCCGGAGGCCAGGGTTTCCGAAAGACTCCCCATCGGCACGCAGGCGGTCATTGAAAATGCGGATCAGACGATTCTGAAGGATTTTTACGACACCTGGTACCGGCCGGACCGGATGGTTCTCGTACTGGTCGGCGACTTTGACACGGCCCTGGCCGAATCCCTCATCAGCGCCCGTTTTACGTCCCTCTCCCCCAGGGCACCGGAGCGGCCCGAACCGGATGTCGGCCAGATCCGCCACAAGGGGAGCCGGGCCTTTTACCACCATGAAAAGGAGGCCGGGAACACGGAGATCACCATCCAGGTGCTGACGAAAGAGGAGCCGCAACCCGATTCCCTGGCCCTTCAGCAGGAATATCTGATCCGGGACATGGCAGACCTGATCCTTCAGACCCGCCTGGACGCTCTGACCCGGAAATCCGACACTCCGTTCACCAATGCGTCCGTGGGGAGCGGGGTCTTTCTGAAGCATGTCCGGTACGCGGCCCTGTCAGCGGAAAGCAGCCCGGAAAACTGGAAACAGAGCCTTGAAACCCTGGAACAGACCCTCCGCCAGGCCCTGAACTACGGGTTCACCCCGTCGGAACTGGAGCGGGTTCGCAAGGAATATGCCGCCGGGCTGGATCGGGCCGTTAAAAATGCGGCCACCCGCGAAAGCGGAATGCTGGCCCGCCGCATCATCCGCAGTGTCAACGGCAACCGGGTGTTTCAGTCCCCGGCACAGGAAAAAGCCCTGTACGGCGAATTTATCGCAGGCGTGTCAGCAGATGATGTCAACCGGGCCTTCAGAAAGGCCTGGTCGCCCGATCACCGCCTGCTGATGGTGACGGGAAATGCCGGGATCGATACGCCGGAGGCGAGCATTATTTCCGCATTTGAATCCAGCACCCATGTGGCGGTGTCCGAGCCTGCCAGGGAGAAAAACGCGGTATTCCCGTATCTGCCGGAGCCGGAAACCCCGGGCCGGGTGGCAATGCGCAATGAGATCACCGATCAGGGGATCATTCAGGTGGACTTTGAGAACGGGGTCCGCCTCAACCTGAAAAAAACCGACTTCAAGGCCAATGAGGTGATCGCAACCCTGCGCTTCGGAGAGGGCCGGGCCGGTGAGCCGGAAGACAGACCGGGGCTTGCCGAACTGAGTCAGGCCGTTGTCAACGAGAGCGGGCTGGGGCAACTGGACAGCGATCAGATGGAAAGGGCGCTGGCCGGAAAAAATACGGCGGTTGAATTCAGCGTGGCCCACGGCCATTTCGCCTTTGACGGCGCAGGTGTTCCGGCGGAGCTGCCTCTCCTGTTTCAGCTTCTGTACGCCCACCTGACCGATCCGGGCTTTCGGGAGGAGGCCTTCACCCTGACGTCCGAGCGCTATCGGCAGGGGTATATTGAGATGGCCCGGAGCATCGAGGGGGCCATGCCCCTCAGCGGCCAGCGCTTTCTGGCCGGAGGCGACAGCCGCTTCGGCCTTCCGCCCTATGACCGGTTCCGCCGGCTCACCCTCCCGGATGTGCGGGAGTGGGTCGGCACAGCCCTGAAAAACGCCTCACCGGAGCTGTCCCTTGTGGGGGATTTTGACGTGGATGAGGCTGTGGAACTGGCCGCGCGTTACCTGGGCAGCCTGCCTGTCAGAAAAGTGTCTGCCGATCGGAGCCGATCGGGCCTGCCTGTATTCCCCGCAGGCGAATCCCTGGATATCAAGGTCAAAACCCGGATCAACAAAGGGGTGGTCCGGGTGGCCTACCCCACGGACGACATGTGGGACATCGGGCGCACCCGGCGTCTGGCAACCCTGGCGGGCATCTTTTCCGACCGGCTCCGGGAGGTGATCCGGGAAAAGCTGGGGGCGACCTACTCCCCCTATGCCTACAACATGCCCAGCCGCACCTATCCGGGCTACGGCGTCTTTCAGGCCGTGATCAGCGTCGCGCCGGACAATGCGGAAACCGTGGTCCGGGCCGTCAGGGAGATCATCGCGGACATGGCCGCCCACGGGGTGACATCCGATGAGCTGCGGCGGGCACTGGACCCGACCCTGAACAGCATCCGGGATATGCAACGCCGGAACAGCTACTGGCTCAGCACAGTGCTGAGCGGATCAAAGGCCCATCCCCGGCAGATCGAGTGGAGCCGGACCATTATGGCCGATTACGCGGGCATCACCGTGGAGGAAATATCGGCCCTGGCAAAACAGTATCTGGACAACACGCGGGCAGCGGTCATTTTTATCCGCCCGGACCGGCAGATCGTGGAGAATGCCCTGAAGGAGAAAAAGAGCTGATATGGAACGCCGTTTTTTTGCCGACCCGGCCCGGATCAGCGGGCCGGAACTCACCCTCTCCGGCCCGGACGCCAACCACATTCGCAATGTCCTGCGCCTGAAGCCGGGAGACCGCATCCGGCTGTTTGACGGCACGGGTGCGGAGTATGCGGCAGATATCGCCGCCTTTGACCCGGACGGGGTCCGGGTTGCGGTCCTCGGCCCGGTTCGGACCGAAACCGAATCCCCGGCCGAGATCACCATTGCCCAGGGATTTCTGAAGGATAAGAAGATGGACGGGCTGGTGCGCCAGCTCACCGAGCTGGGGATTACCCGCTGGATTCCGTTCATGGCGGTGCGCTCGGTGGCCCGGCCCGACGCAAAGCGTCTGGCCGCACGCAGACAGCGGTGGGAGAAAATCGTTCGGGAATCCCTGAAGCAGTGCCGCAGAAGCCGGGTGCCGGAGATCACCGACACGGTCTCCTTTGAAGAGATGCTCCGGCTGGCCGGGCCTGCCGACCTGAAGCTGATGTTCTGGGAAGATCAGCGGATGTCCCCGGCCTTTGATCTCAGAGCGCTGCCGGCCCGGAGATATCAGCGCGTCTTTGCGGTGCTGGGACCGGAGGGCGGACTGAGCCGGGAGGAGGCGGATCAGGCCGGTGCCGCCGGTTTTCTGAGTGCCACCCTCGGCCCCCGCATTCTGAGGGCAGAGACGGCGACAATTGCCGCCTGCACCCTGCTTCAGCACTGTTTCGGCGATATGTGAGAAGCTGTTTTTAAATATTCTGCCCTGCCTGGGTGGGTGTCCGAAACGGGCTGCCCGGAGCTGAACCCTCCGTTCTGAAAGCCGAACCGGCGATTCAGGGCGCTGAGTTGCATCACCGGCAACGGGCTTTCAGCCCGGAGATTTATTCCCCGGCGGTCGGACACAGGGCCTTTCAGACAGGCGCTTACAAAAGCGGAAACCGCTCTGTCACCATGCCATTTATCCGTCTGGTGCAATAATGAGGGTGTTTTATGAGGCGGATATTCGGCCTGTAAAAAGGAATATTGTCCGTTTAAATATGAAAAAACAGGGGTTGCCATCGGATAAAATTCCAAAAATTTGCACCGCCGATTGTTTTTAAAACAGCTTCTGAGAACGGCGCGTCTGAATGAACCATTTTGGGGGGATGTGAAAAAGTGCTTGACAGTCACCCGTTTTTTTAATACACATTGCCTCGTTTTTGGTGTGCCGAGGTAGCTCAGTCGGTAGAGCAGGGGACTGAAAATCCCCGTGTCGGCAGTTCGATTCTGTCCCTCGGCACCAAAACGCCCGCCGAGGTAGCTCAGTCGGTAGAGCAGGGGACTGAAAATCCCCGTGTCGGCAGTTCGATTCTGTCCCTCGGCACTTATGAAATCAAGGGTTTGCGGTTTTTACCGTAAACCCTTTTTTGGTTCGGACCGTCTTTGGCCCGAATAGGCCCGGTCCAAGATTCTTTCACGTCTTTCCGTTGTATCTCTTTCAGTTCGGTTTTCCCGATCTTCGGCTCAGGATGCTTATTCAGGAAAGACCGATATCCCCGGTATGTGGATGCTGCCAGCTCTGTCCTGCATATGAAAACTTCCAGATTATCACATAATCTTTGAAGCACATGCCCTTTTCCTGTTCTTCATCCCCCCATGTGCCAGGAATTATTTTTTTCTGAATTTCATCTGCCACTGCTTTGGCAGTTTTCTTGTCGCCGACCATTATCCGCTGTTGCTGCCCCCTGTAATTGATCAGAACTTCCCACTTACCTTTAAGTCTGGCTCCCATAGATCACTCCGAAAAAATTAGACCTCCTGCAAAACTCAGTTCGTGCTGATTTGGGATATAATAAAATCGGAATGTTGCAGAGTCGGATTTTCAGTTTTGCAGGAAATCTGTCACGGAGTGCATGAACGACGCTCATACACTCCGAATCCGCAGTTTCACTCCTGACGGGATTGTAAAACGCTTAGGGACTCGGCATGAAATAACTTACCGGCAGACAGCTTTTTTTCGGAGTGCAAAAGTTAAGCCCCGAAGGGGCGATCTTTTGCAAAAGCTGCGAAAAACCGGCCTTCGGCCTTAATTTTCGCACTCCGCTTCTGATTCGTCGGAATTTTAAAAACAGCTTCTTATGGAAAATTTATTTTTTCCAAGTCCCTTACATAAATATTTTATCCGGGTTCATCAGCCCCCTGGGGTCGATCACGTCTTTGATTTTGCGCATGAGTTCGTAGCTTTCGCCGTGTTCCAGGGCCATGAATTTCCGCTTGCCGATGCCGATGCCGTGTTCGCCCGTGCAGGTGCCGTCCAGGGCAATGGCCTGTTCCACGATCCTGTGGTTGATCTCCTCCAGCGTCGCCCATTCTCCGGGGGTATCGGGATCACCGGCCAGCACCACATGGAGGTTGCCGTCCCCGGCGTGGCCGAACACATAGCCGGGCACGCCCTTTTCCTCCACCAGATTCTGGGAGAAAATGACCATCTCCGGGTAGCGGGAGATGGGGATGGCCGCGTCCACAATCAGGGTTTCCTTTCCGGGATGGGCGCGGTGGATGGTCTCCCATGCCTCATGGCGGGCGCGCCAGAGTTCGGCCCGGTCATTATCCGTAATGCCGAACCGGAACCCCGTGGCCCCGCAGTCCGTACACAGCTCCTTTGCCAGATCAGCGGTTTCCATGAGCGCCGCTTCGCTGACCCCGTGAAACTCGCAGAACAGGGAGGGATTTTCAGGAAGCCCCAGCCCTTTTTCCGCGTTCATCAGCCGGATCAGGCCCACGCTCAGCAGCTCCAGTGCTGCCGGTTCAAGGCCGGAGCCGATGAGAATCGCCACTGCTTCGGAGGCCGCCTCGAGGGTTTCAAAGGTGATGGTGGTCGCCAGATGGTATTCAGGAATGCCCGTGAGCCGGAGCGTGGCCTCCGTGACAACCCCCAGCGTGCCCTCGGACCCCACAAAGAGGCGGGTCAGATCGTAGCCGGATGAGGATTTCCGGGCCTTGCACCCGGTTCTGATGACCTTGCCGTCCGGCAGCACCACGGTCATCTGCATGACATACTCCTTTGTGCCGCCGTATCTGACGGTCTGGACCCCGGAGGCGTTGTTGGCGATCATGCCGCCGACTGTGGCGTCCGCACCCGGATCGACCGGGAAAAAGAGGCCGTACTGCCCGGTCTGGCGGTTCAGTTCCTTGCGAAGCACCCCGGGCTGGACATCGGCCTGAAGATCGCCGGGCCGGATTTCCAGGATTTTATCCATCCGGGTCATGTCCATCACCAGGCCACCGCGCATGGGCAGGGGATTGCCTTCGGTGCTGGTTCCCGCGCCCCAGGGTGTGACCGGGATGTTGTTTTCATAGGTCCACACCAGTATCTTTGCCACCTCTTCGGTACTGACCGGCCAGATGATTCCGGCAGGCAGTTTGCCGGAATGGGGCGAAATGTCGTGTGTATGAAGTTCGCGGTTGGACTGGCCTGCGGAAAAGCGGTCCGGCGCCGTAAAAGCGGTCAGGGTATCCATCTGCTCCTGTGTGAAACTTTCCAATGTATCTTCCTTTCGATCTTGCTGATGATTTGGAATATATGCGCAACCCGCCACAGGCCATGCCGGGGCGGGGATGTGTCCGAACGCTGTACGGGTCCGGTTAAAGCACGTTTTCAGGATTTTCGCAAGACAGCGGGGGGGATGATCGGGGGAAATATGGAATTATACAGCGTTTTTCCTGAAATTATTACATTCTGCTATGCCTGGGAAAGAATGTCATCCTGCCACTGCGACGACGATGCGAACCTTGAAATTTATCTCTCCGCCGGGGTTCGGTGATTCTCCCGGGAATGAAATATCTCATGAAACCTTACAAATCAGGACTTCACAGAAAAATATTAAAAATGTGTTAAGGGAAGGCGAATAATTCGCTGATTTATCGCCGAACCACGATTTTCAGGATAAAGGACTTTCGCAGATGAACCGCAGCCCTGAATCCTGCTCCCCTCCCGAATTAGCGTACTGGTACCGGATACTGCCCCCCGGTTTAATTTTGTTTTATCTCATTTCGGAACTGCGGGGAACGGAGATATTCCTGCCGCACTTCCCTTTTTTTTTATCATTTACTTGAAACCGGACCTCATCTGGCCTTATAGTCTGTATTCAAAACTCACCCCGGATGGATGGCAAAGAAAAATCCGGCCCCCGCGCGGACCCGGCAACCTGTCCGCTTCTTCCCCCATCGATGTGTTATAAACAGCATCAGGCTGTTTCTACTAAGACATGCGGAGGCGTTTTGAAGACAAATATACCCACCTATGATGAACTGGCTCAGAAAGTCAGGGATCTGGAACGGCGGCTGGCCCGCACAAAAAAAGAAATGGCGTCTGAAAAGCGCCATGTGATCCTGGAGAGCATTGGGGAAGGATACTATGAGATGAGTCTGAAAGGCCATTTCAAGGTGGTCAACAGTGCGCTGGCCAGAATGCTCGGCTTTTCAAAAGCGCAGCTTCTGGGCATGAACAGTGCGGAATTCGTTGATGCCAGAACCGCCCGAAGCGCCTTCAGACTGTTCCATCAGATATATAAAAAAGGCTCCTCTCTGAAAGGCGCTCAATGGGCGTTTACGCGGAAAGACGGCTCCACATGTTTTATTGAAACTTCGGCCTATCCCATATCGGATGAACAGGGAGAGACGGTGGGCTTCCGGGGCATTGTCCAGGATATTTCAGTCTCCAAACGTACGGAAATGGCGCTGAAGGTTCAGACGGCCTATGCAGAGGCGTTTATCAATATCGCGCCGGAGGCAATTGTCATACTCGATACCGAAGACCGTGTTATCCGGATCAACCATGAGTTTACCAAACTGTTTGGCTATACGCCCGAAGAGGCTGTCGGCGAACATCTGAATAATCTCATCATACCGGACGCCCTCAAAGATAAGGCCAATGCCCTGAATCACCGGCTGAAGTGCGGGAAGCGGGTTGAGACAGAAACCCTGCGTCAGAGCAAAGGCGGTCAGCTCATTGATGTCTCTGTTCTGGCGGCCCCCGTCCGGCTGGATGATGAGCGCCTCGGCATCTACGCCATTTATCGGGATATTACCAAACGGAAAAAGGCGGAAAAAGCCCTGAAGGAGAGCGAAGAGCGGCACCGCATTGTGCTGGAGGCCGCACCGGACCCCATCGTCGTGTTTGATATGGTGCGGCAGGTGATCTACGTGAACCCGGCCTTTACAAGGGTTTTCGGGTGGACGCCTTCGGAGTGTATCGGCCGCAAAATTGATTTTGTGGCGGAAGAGGACCAGAAGGCATTGCAGGATATTTGTCATATTGTGAGCGGCGGCGAATCTTTTTCCGGTATTGAAACCTGGCGGCTGACCAAATCCGGCACCCGGGTGGATGTGAGCATCAGCGGGGCCTGTTTTTTCGACAGCAACAGCGCTCCCATCGGCTGTATTCTGACGTTTCAGGACATTTCCGAACGAAAAAAAGCCCAGGAGGAGATCTGCTTTATCGCCTATCACGATACCCTGACCGGGCTGAAAAACCGTAAAGCCTTTTATATGTGCCTGGAGAAAAAGCTGAACGGGGGGGGACGGCGGGCCCGGGATCATGACCGGTGGGCGCTGCTCTTCATGGATCTTGACCGGTTCAAATATGTGAACGACTCCCTGGGGCATGACGCAGGGGATGAGCTGCTGAAAGAGGTGGCCCGGCGGCTCCGGGAATGTCTTCGGACAAGCGACCACATTTTCAGGCTGGGCGGCGATGAGTTCACGGTGATCCTCGAAAGCCTCCACCGGGATACCGATGTTACCCGTGTGGTGCGGAAGATCCGGAATGCGGTATCCGGTCCCCTGGATGTGAAAGGGCACAAGCTGTATGTCTCTGTCAGTATCGGCATCAGCCTCTTTCCCGCCGACGGGACGGATGTGGAGGTGCTGGTCAAAAATGCCGATATGGCCATGTATTCGGCCAAGGAAAGCGGGGAGGGGTATCGTTTTTTTACGGAGGAGATGAACCTCCGGGCCGTTGAGCGCATGGAGCTGGAAAACAGCCTGCGAAACGCGGTTCAGAATGACGAACTTGTTGTCTACTATCAGCCCCTGGTGGACAGCCGGAGCCGCATCCTGGGAATGGAGGCCCTGCTGCGGTGGCAGCATCCTGCGCTGGGGCTGGTCAAGCCCTCTGTCTTTATTCCGCTGGCCGAAGAGACGGGCCTGATCGTCCCCATCGGCGAATGGGTGCTGCAAACGGCCTGTCTGCATACCAAAAAGTTGCAGGCGCTTCACCACCGGTCGCTCCATGTTGCGGTCAATCTGTCGGCGCGCCAGTTCAGAGAGCCGGATCTGGTGGCGTGTGTTGAAAAGGCGCTTCGGATATCGGGCCTTGCCCCGGAATGCCTGAAGCTGGAGGTTACGGAAAGCAGCATTATGGAAAATCCGGAGGAGGCCATTGTCAAGATGACCGCCCTTCAGGAAAAAGGGGTCCGGTTTTCCATTGACGATTTCGGCACCGGATATTCGTCTCTCAGCTATCTCAGGCGGTTTCCCATTGACACCCTGAAAATTGACCGGTCTTTTGTGAGCGAATCGCTGGCAAACCAGGACGATCAGGAGATCATCAGGACGATTATCATGATGGCGAAAAATCTGAATATCGAGACCATTGCCGAGGGGGTTGAGAACAGGGCCCAGCAGGAGTTCCTGAATTGTCAGGGGTGCCGGATCATGCAGGGCTATTATTTCGGTCGGCCCATGACCTATGATGATTTCAGGGATATACTGAAATATAATTTGGAATAACCGGGTTGTCACGCCTCCTGCGGCGGGCTCAGAGCTGTCTGCCGGGAAGGGGATGAAGATGCCCCCCTTTCTGCAGAAATCTCAGCGAAACCAGAGCGGGTGAACCCGGTACATGGTCAACTGCCTGCCATCATAAAATGAGTCTCTGTCATTTTGACCAAAGATTCCCCACATCCGTTCGGAATGACAAAAACGCAGGTTGCGGCGGTGCTAAACACAGGGAAGGACACAGATATGGCGAAACCCAAAAACGCAATGGAAATTTTTAAGTTGCTCGACAAGTCCAACTGCCGCGAATGCGGGAAGAAAACCTGTCTCGCATTTGCCGGAGCGGTTTTTACCGGCCAGAAAGCGATCGGGGACTGCCCGAAGCTGGGACCGGAGATCATCGAACGGTATGCCACAGAACCGGCCCGCCATGATGCGGTGGCGGATATCCGCGATGATTTCCTGGAAAAGCTGAAGAATGAAATCACTCAGACGGACCTGGCCGAGGCGGCCGACAGGCTCAGGGGTCGGTTTTCAGGGGGAAAGCTGACGCTGAAGGTGCTGGGCAAGGATTTCAGTGTGGACGGAGAGGGGCGACTTTTTTCCGATATTCATGTCAATCCCTGGATTACGGTGCCGTTTCTGAGCCATGTGCTTTACGGCAAAGGGCTGCCTGCTTCCGGGAAATGGGTTTCGTTCCGTGAACTGAAAAACGGACAGGAACGGTATCCGCTTTTTCAGAAACGATGCGAGGCCGCCATGAAGAATCTGGCCGATCTGCATCCCGGTTTTTTTGATAATATGGTCCACCTGTTCAACGGAAAGCAGGTTGAAGAGCAGTTCCGGTCGGATATATCGGTTGTGCTTCATCCGCTGCCCACGGTCCCGGTCATGGTCTGCTACTGGATGCCGGATGACGGGCTGGCGTCTGATCTCAGGGTCTTCTTTGACAGGACTGCGGACGAAAACCTTGATATCGGGTCCCTTTTCTCGCTGGGGGCCGGGCTGACACAGATGTTTGAGAAAATCACCCAGCGGCATGGATTGGGCGGGGCGTTTTCCTATTGAAACGGATGCTGAATCCGCTCCGTTTTTGTAAACGCTTGGGGGGGGCTTTGTGTTTCCCCCTCCTTGGCAGGACAGACACAAGCGGCTTGCCCTTTCATCTCAGATGTAACGATATTATTTTTTTTATTGTGAAGATTCAGGTTCCCGGAACGTTGTTTCAAGCTGATTCAGATGTTTTTTCAGTTCTCGCTCGAATTTATCCGGGGTTCGGGATTCTGATGTGTATCCGGCATGGTTGAGGTCATTTCTGGCCGGTTTTATGGAAGAAAGTGTTTTTATCATATCTCCGTATGTTTCAATCAGCCTTTTGTAATTCTCTATCTTTTCAGGATATTTTCTGGCATCTCCGGTCCATTCGTTTTTCGGGATGCCTTTCCCGCAAATCGCTATGGCCTGATTCACAAGATTTCTGGTGGTGATGTCCGTCATACTACCTCCCGACCTGATGACGAAAAAAGAAACCAGCGTTTCCTGCAGGATTGTAAACCCCTGTTGGATGAGGTTGCGTTCAAGACACCACCGGGCCGCTTGGATACCGGCCAAT
This window encodes:
- a CDS encoding DUF3786 domain-containing protein, with product MAKPKNAMEIFKLLDKSNCRECGKKTCLAFAGAVFTGQKAIGDCPKLGPEIIERYATEPARHDAVADIRDDFLEKLKNEITQTDLAEAADRLRGRFSGGKLTLKVLGKDFSVDGEGRLFSDIHVNPWITVPFLSHVLYGKGLPASGKWVSFRELKNGQERYPLFQKRCEAAMKNLADLHPGFFDNMVHLFNGKQVEEQFRSDISVVLHPLPTVPVMVCYWMPDDGLASDLRVFFDRTADENLDIGSLFSLGAGLTQMFEKITQRHGLGGAFSY
- a CDS encoding 16S rRNA (uracil(1498)-N(3))-methyltransferase, which translates into the protein MERRFFADPARISGPELTLSGPDANHIRNVLRLKPGDRIRLFDGTGAEYAADIAAFDPDGVRVAVLGPVRTETESPAEITIAQGFLKDKKMDGLVRQLTELGITRWIPFMAVRSVARPDAKRLAARRQRWEKIVRESLKQCRRSRVPEITDTVSFEEMLRLAGPADLKLMFWEDQRMSPAFDLRALPARRYQRVFAVLGPEGGLSREEADQAGAAGFLSATLGPRILRAETATIAACTLLQHCFGDM
- a CDS encoding FAD-binding oxidoreductase, which produces MESFTQEQMDTLTAFTAPDRFSAGQSNRELHTHDISPHSGKLPAGIIWPVSTEEVAKILVWTYENNIPVTPWGAGTSTEGNPLPMRGGLVMDMTRMDKILEIRPGDLQADVQPGVLRKELNRQTGQYGLFFPVDPGADATVGGMIANNASGVQTVRYGGTKEYVMQMTVVLPDGKVIRTGCKARKSSSGYDLTRLFVGSEGTLGVVTEATLRLTGIPEYHLATTITFETLEAASEAVAILIGSGLEPAALELLSVGLIRLMNAEKGLGLPENPSLFCEFHGVSEAALMETADLAKELCTDCGATGFRFGITDNDRAELWRARHEAWETIHRAHPGKETLIVDAAIPISRYPEMVIFSQNLVEEKGVPGYVFGHAGDGNLHVVLAGDPDTPGEWATLEEINHRIVEQAIALDGTCTGEHGIGIGKRKFMALEHGESYELMRKIKDVIDPRGLMNPDKIFM
- a CDS encoding sensor domain-containing protein, whose protein sequence is MKTNIPTYDELAQKVRDLERRLARTKKEMASEKRHVILESIGEGYYEMSLKGHFKVVNSALARMLGFSKAQLLGMNSAEFVDARTARSAFRLFHQIYKKGSSLKGAQWAFTRKDGSTCFIETSAYPISDEQGETVGFRGIVQDISVSKRTEMALKVQTAYAEAFINIAPEAIVILDTEDRVIRINHEFTKLFGYTPEEAVGEHLNNLIIPDALKDKANALNHRLKCGKRVETETLRQSKGGQLIDVSVLAAPVRLDDERLGIYAIYRDITKRKKAEKALKESEERHRIVLEAAPDPIVVFDMVRQVIYVNPAFTRVFGWTPSECIGRKIDFVAEEDQKALQDICHIVSGGESFSGIETWRLTKSGTRVDVSISGACFFDSNSAPIGCILTFQDISERKKAQEEICFIAYHDTLTGLKNRKAFYMCLEKKLNGGGRRARDHDRWALLFMDLDRFKYVNDSLGHDAGDELLKEVARRLRECLRTSDHIFRLGGDEFTVILESLHRDTDVTRVVRKIRNAVSGPLDVKGHKLYVSVSIGISLFPADGTDVEVLVKNADMAMYSAKESGEGYRFFTEEMNLRAVERMELENSLRNAVQNDELVVYYQPLVDSRSRILGMEALLRWQHPALGLVKPSVFIPLAEETGLIVPIGEWVLQTACLHTKKLQALHHRSLHVAVNLSARQFREPDLVACVEKALRISGLAPECLKLEVTESSIMENPEEAIVKMTALQEKGVRFSIDDFGTGYSSLSYLRRFPIDTLKIDRSFVSESLANQDDQEIIRTIIMMAKNLNIETIAEGVENRAQQEFLNCQGCRIMQGYYFGRPMTYDDFRDILKYNLE
- a CDS encoding M16 family metallopeptidase → MRRFVMRYSAFTGLLLILLTLASCTSLSPGGNPDAISEKQGLADRALWPHRQSDLAPDPALKFGRLPNGIRYVLMHNTTPRNRVSMHLAIQAGSMQETDAQRGLAHFLEHMMFNGSEHFRPGELIRYFQEIGMEFGPDANAHTGFYETVYDILLPEGDKAGLEKGLVVLQDYAQSALLLPEEIDRERKVILAEKRTRDSASYRTFVRSLKFELPEARVSERLPIGTQAVIENADQTILKDFYDTWYRPDRMVLVLVGDFDTALAESLISARFTSLSPRAPERPEPDVGQIRHKGSRAFYHHEKEAGNTEITIQVLTKEEPQPDSLALQQEYLIRDMADLILQTRLDALTRKSDTPFTNASVGSGVFLKHVRYAALSAESSPENWKQSLETLEQTLRQALNYGFTPSELERVRKEYAAGLDRAVKNAATRESGMLARRIIRSVNGNRVFQSPAQEKALYGEFIAGVSADDVNRAFRKAWSPDHRLLMVTGNAGIDTPEASIISAFESSTHVAVSEPAREKNAVFPYLPEPETPGRVAMRNEITDQGIIQVDFENGVRLNLKKTDFKANEVIATLRFGEGRAGEPEDRPGLAELSQAVVNESGLGQLDSDQMERALAGKNTAVEFSVAHGHFAFDGAGVPAELPLLFQLLYAHLTDPGFREEAFTLTSERYRQGYIEMARSIEGAMPLSGQRFLAGGDSRFGLPPYDRFRRLTLPDVREWVGTALKNASPELSLVGDFDVDEAVELAARYLGSLPVRKVSADRSRSGLPVFPAGESLDIKVKTRINKGVVRVAYPTDDMWDIGRTRRLATLAGIFSDRLREVIREKLGATYSPYAYNMPSRTYPGYGVFQAVISVAPDNAETVVRAVREIIADMAAHGVTSDELRRALDPTLNSIRDMQRRNSYWLSTVLSGSKAHPRQIEWSRTIMADYAGITVEEISALAKQYLDNTRAAVIFIRPDRQIVENALKEKKS